The segment AGTTCGACTGGCTCGACGTGCCCGGCCTGATCAGGAACTGCCCGCACGCTTACGAATATCCGCTGGTCGACCGCGATCCCGTCTCGCAATGGACCTTTGGCAGGGTGACGCTGATGGGCGATGCCGCCCACCCGATGTATCCGATCGGCTCGAACGGCGCCTCGCAGGCGATCCTCGATGCCCGCACCATCACCCGCGAGATTTTGGCGCACGGCCCCACGAGTGCCGCGCTGCTCGCCTATGAGGCCGAGCGAAGGCCCGCGACCACCGACCTCGTCCTGCTCAACCGCAAGAACGGCCCCGAGCAGGTGATGCAGCTCGTCGAGGAGCGCGCGCCGGATGGCTACAAGGTGGTGACCGACGTGCTGTCGCAAAAGGAGCTGGAGGATATCGCCGCGAACTACAAGCGCGTCGCGGGCTTCCAGGTCGAGGCGCTGAACGCGAAGCCGCCGATTGTGAGCAAAGATGCGCGGGCACGCGCCTAGTTTACTGCTCTTGCACGAAGCGAGATGCATGTTGATGTGCCCTCGCCCCTTGTGGGAGAGGGCAGCGACGCTGGCAGACGCAGGCTCCCTCGGGTGAGGGGTATGTATCCGCGAGTCCAACTCGCGCTTGAATTCGCGGACGGATACCCCTCATCCGGCGCTTCGCGCCACCTTCCCCCACAAGGGGGGAAGGGAAGAGCAGTGCGGGTTAGACTAGCTAAGCACCACCCTCGCCGCTTCCAGCAGCCGCTCGCTCGCACCCGCCGTTGCGAGCACCGTGCCATCTTCCGCCATCAGCTTCGCCTCGACGAACGCGATGGTCTTGCCGAGCTGCGTCACCCTGGCCTCGCCGATGATCGGCCCAGGCTTTGCGGGGCTGAGAAAATTCACCGTCATGCTGATGGTCGTGGTGTAGAGCCGGCCTTCGCTCATCACCAACACGGCGGGGCCCATCGTGTCGTCGAGCATGGCCGAGAGCATGCCGCCCTGGATGAAGCCCGCCGGGTTGCAGAATTCGGGCTTTCCCTCGAAGGCGAGCTTGATCCAGCCGTCCGCAGGACGAGCATCGAGCAGACGCCAGCCGAGCAGCTCGGCGCAGGGCGGCCTCCTGAAGTTGTCGAGCGCGGTCTTGACCATGCGAACCTCCATTGCAGCTGACGGAATAGCGTAGGCCTGCTGACACCCTCATGGCAGCAGGCCTACGCCGCACCGCAACACCCCGGGGAACTCCGAAAATTGCGCGAAATCAGGGCATTCCGCTCATGATTAAGCCGGCTT is part of the Bradyrhizobium commune genome and harbors:
- a CDS encoding PaaI family thioesterase; its protein translation is MVKTALDNFRRPPCAELLGWRLLDARPADGWIKLAFEGKPEFCNPAGFIQGGMLSAMLDDTMGPAVLVMSEGRLYTTTISMTVNFLSPAKPGPIIGEARVTQLGKTIAFVEAKLMAEDGTVLATAGASERLLEAARVVLS